In Paenibacillus stellifer, the DNA window CCGGAACTTGCGGTCCGCCTTCCTTCGTGTCTTCATCGAACAGCCACATCGGGAAATTGCTGAGCAGGCCGCCGTCGACCATATAGACGAACTGTTCCGCAAAGCTTTTGCCTTGCGATGCTCTCGCGCTCAATCTTAACATCACCGGATCGAAGAAATAGGGAATGCTGCAGCTCATGCGCACAGCTCTTGCAACCTCGAATGAACCCGGCTCTATTCCGTATGACGGCAAATCATCAGGCAGCACAACCAGTCTGCCGTTCGTTATGTCGGAAGCGATGATGGACAGTTTGCCGGAAGGAAGATCACGAAAGCGGACGATTCCTTTCCTCTCCAGAACACCGCGAATCCAGGATTCGAGCGCTTCCCCGGAATACAGTCCTTTTTTCAGAAGCACTCTTAGAGGAGGTCCAATAATCCGGGTGTTGAAGACCGGGGAACGCTTCATGAACGACCGGAACGATGTTGCGCGAATGATCCGGTTCATTCCTGCACCGTCGTAACCCGCAGCAAGCATCGAAGCGACAATGGAGCCTGAAGAGGTGCCAGCCACCCGGCTGAAGGTTACCCCGGCCTCTTCCGAAGCCTTTACCGCTCCAGCAAGCGATACGCCCTTGACCCCTCCGCCTTCAAACACCGCGTGGATTTCCATGAACGACAAACCCCCGTTCCCATAGATTCTACTGCTTATCTATGAGCACAGGGGTTTTTTGATGTCTTAAACTTTCCGGTTCATGATTTAAAATAAAAAGTCAGCAGGCTCGTCAAATCGCCAGGATTGCGTACGGTTATATCATTGGCGCGGAACATGATGCTTCCCTGGACCTCACTGTAGGTTTCGTTGTACTTCAATTGGTTGATGATCTGCTGGCCGCTCTGCCACTCGGCGCTTTGATCGGCAGCTCCCACCTTATACGCCGCCTGTCCGATGTACAGCTTGACGCCGGTGCCCTTCACCTCGTTCACCCACCAATCGACCAGCTTGTCGTATCTGGCTGTGTTGAAGGAGAGACTCCAGTAAATCTGCGGAGCCACATAATCGACCCAGCCCTGCTGGATCCACATCCGCACATCGGCGTACATGTCGTCATAGGCACTTACGCCCGCTTTGGTATCCGAACCCGTGCTGTCCTTGCTGCTGTTGCGCCACACTCCGAAAGGGCTAATGCCATAGGAGACAGCCGGCTTCACCGCGTGAATCTGGGCGCCGAGCTGCTGCACGAAGTCGTTGATGTTGTCTCGCCGCCAATCGGCTACGGATGCTATGCCCTTGGCGTTATAAGCTTTATATGTGCTGTCGTCCGGAAAAGAAGAGGACGGGTAGAAGTAATCGTCCAGATGAACGCCGTCAATATCGTAACCCTTCACCACTTCAAGCACCGTATCGATTATGCTCTGCCGGGCTTCGGGAATTCCGGGATTGATATAGTATTTATTATCCGCTTTACTACTCATTTGTACGACCCAATCGGGATGCGCCTTGACGATATGGCTTGACGCTAGCTGGGATGTGTTGCCATCGGTAGTCGCGCGGAACGGATTGAACCAGGCGTGAAACTGCATGCCGCGTTTATGCGTCTCCTCAATCATGAAAGCGAGCGGATCGTAACCGGGGTCCTTGCCCTGCGTGCCGCTAAGCACCTTCGACCAGGGCACGAGCGCGGAGGGATACAAACTGTCGCCCGACGGACGCACTTGTACAAAAACTGCGTTGAAGCCGACAGCCTGCAGCTTGTCAAGCAGCGCTGTGTATTCCTGCTTCTGCTTGTCCGCCTTCCCCGCAGACGATGCCGAAGGCCAGTCCAGATTGAATACCGTGGAAATCCAGACCCCCTTCATCGCCTTGCCGGTGCCGGGAATAGTCGGCACCGTTGGCGATGGAACACTGGGGACAGTCGGCACGGTTGGAGTCACCGGGGTCGTAACGTCGGGAACCTCGGCAAGCGTGTACAAGGATATGAGCTGCTCCGCCTTGTTCCAGACAACCTGGAGGCCAAGCTGCTCCGCAACAAAACGGATCGGGACCATGACGCGTCCCTGCCGGATCAGAACCGAGCTGTCGAGAGCGACGGAAGCGCCGTTCACCTGCGCGCTGCTCTTACCGCTCGTAAGCTTGAGCTCGTCTCCGCCTTTGGTAACCGTTACCGTCTTGGTGCTCTGGTTCCACTGAACGCCGGCTTTCAGACCCTTGCTGATGACACCGAGCGGCACCATCGTGACATTTTTGGCATTCAAATAAGGCGGCACCTCAGATGCCAGAGTTGAACCGTCCAGTTCCAGTGTAATGGAAGCAGCTGCCGAATGGGCGGCTCCCGGCTGTACGAACGGCATCATGAGTACGATTAGCAGTAGTCCGATAATCCAACTTTTTCGTTTCATGTTTCCTCCCCATAAGGTTGCAGCTTCTCTCTCTGCTACACATTTGGACGAAGGAAACTGGAAAAAGTTGCGTCAATCAGCAAGAAACGGACGATACCCGGAAGGATAGGTCCGTTTCTCTTCGTTATTTAATTCACGTAATAGGGCAAAGCCCGGATCAGGATTCTTTGAGAAGCTCCTGCTGAATGTCGCTGAGCGCCTTCAGCCTCGCTTCGTCCCGGCGGAAAAATTCCACCAGCGTCTCAATGCAGGTTATGGAATCCCAGCTAAGGTGATGCTCGATTCCTTCCACATCCCTGTAGATATTCTGCTCCTGTACCCCGATCATGGCGAGAAACTCCTCCAGCAGCTGATGCCGGTCAACCAGACGCTTACCGACTCTCTTGCCTTTCGTGGTAAGCACAAGCCCCCGGTATTTCTCGTAAATCAGGTACTCATCTTTGTCCAGTTTTTGGATCATTTTAGTAACGGACGAAGGATGCACTTCCAGTCCCTCTGCAATGTCCGAAACCCGCGCATAGCCCTTTTCATCGATCAGCTTGTAGATGCGCTCCAGATAATCCTCCATGCTGGGTGTTGGCATGCAATTACCTCTTTTCTATAATAACCATGGCGCTCAAAGCCAAACCTGTCTAAACCATGATACATGTTTCAGCCCGCGCTTGGCAAGTCGAAACCGCCTTCTGCCTGCATCTTTCCCTGCTGAATCAGGCGTTTTTTCTCGGCTACCGCAGCCTTTTCTCCCTATGAAAAGATAGATGCGCCAGTGTCCGAATAGATTCACGTATCGGGCAAACGGCAAGACGCCCTGTGACCATAATGATCACAGAGCGCATTTGAGGGCATTTTTTTTGACAGATCAAATTTCGACAGACCAAACCGGCTGTTTCACATAAACGTCAACAATATCAAGATCAGAATTTGAGCCACTCCGGCGTCATGCTTTGCAGCCAGACTGTAATGCGGAACATCTGATCGGTGAACAGCAGGACGCCCATCAAGACCATTAGCGTGCCCCCTGCCTTCATAAATACCACTGAGTATTTTAGCAGCCTCCTTGCCCCTCCCAGAAAAAAGGCCAAGGCAAAAAAGGGAAGCGCAAAACCGATGCTGTACGCCGTAATCAGCCTGAGCCACGACCCCGGCTCACTTGCCGACAAAGCGATAATCGCCGTCAGAATGGGACCGATGCAGGGCGACCACCCGGCCGAGAAGCCGATCCCGAAAATAAAAGAACCGATATATCCGGCAGGTCTCCGGCCAATCTCAAGCTTCCGCTCACGCATCAAAACAGCCGGCTGGAAGACACCGAGCAGGAACAGCCCCATTCCCACAATCAGAATGGCGGACAGCTGCCGGATCAGTTCACGATGCTCCGCAAAGACCCGGCCGAACAGCCCGGCTCCGAAGCCCAGCGAATAAAATACGGCGGAAAATCCAAGGATAAAGGCCAGTGTATGGCTCATCGTGTGCAGACGGGCGCTCCGGCGCTGTTCCCCCGCTCTTAATTGGCCGGCCGACAGGCCGGTTATGTACGACAAGTAGGAAGGATACAGCGGAAGGCAGCAGGGGGAAATGAACGAGGCCAGTCCGGCAGCCAAAGCAAGTCCCGTATTGACATCCGGCATCTCCCTTCTCCTTTCCGCTTCGAAGCATCCTGCATCTGCATAACGATCAGACGGAGAATCCTTTCTTTCCGGCCAGAATCAGCACCAGCAGCGCAATCAGCAGAAGCACAATTGTGGCTCCCGGGGCAAGATTCCAGATCCCCGCGATCACAAGGCCGGCGACCACCGCTATTTCGGCGATGACGACGGACAGAATAACGGAGGTCTTGAAGCTGCGCGCCAGCAGCAGGCTGATGGCGACGGGGATCGTCAGCAGAGCCGACACCAGCAGCGAGCCAACGATCTTGATGGCTGTGCTGATCACAAGCGCCGTCAAGATCGTAATCAGCATGTTGAGCATCTTAACGGGCAGCCCGCTTACGCTTGCGGCATCTTCCTCAAAGCTCAGCAGGAAAAACTCCTTGAAGAACACGGCGATTACCGACACGACGGCAATGGTCACGATCCCAACCACAAGCAGATCCGTGGTGTCTAGTGTATAAATGCTGCCGAACAAGTAGCTGATGACATCCGCGTTATACCCTTTTCCTAGCGTAAAAAACAGCGAAGCCAGCGCCACTCCCCCCGACATAATGACAGCGATGGACAGCTCCGCGTACGTCTTATAGGCTTTACGGAGCCTTTCAATCGCGAACGACGCCGCGACGGCGAAGATCAGTCCTGCTCCGAGCGGATAAAAACCGGTCAGAAAGCCGACCGCCACCCCCGCAAGCGTCACAT includes these proteins:
- a CDS encoding family 10 glycosylhydrolase codes for the protein MKRKSWIIGLLLIVLMMPFVQPGAAHSAAASITLELDGSTLASEVPPYLNAKNVTMVPLGVISKGLKAGVQWNQSTKTVTVTKGGDELKLTSGKSSAQVNGASVALDSSVLIRQGRVMVPIRFVAEQLGLQVVWNKAEQLISLYTLAEVPDVTTPVTPTVPTVPSVPSPTVPTIPGTGKAMKGVWISTVFNLDWPSASSAGKADKQKQEYTALLDKLQAVGFNAVFVQVRPSGDSLYPSALVPWSKVLSGTQGKDPGYDPLAFMIEETHKRGMQFHAWFNPFRATTDGNTSQLASSHIVKAHPDWVVQMSSKADNKYYINPGIPEARQSIIDTVLEVVKGYDIDGVHLDDYFYPSSSFPDDSTYKAYNAKGIASVADWRRDNINDFVQQLGAQIHAVKPAVSYGISPFGVWRNSSKDSTGSDTKAGVSAYDDMYADVRMWIQQGWVDYVAPQIYWSLSFNTARYDKLVDWWVNEVKGTGVKLYIGQAAYKVGAADQSAEWQSGQQIINQLKYNETYSEVQGSIMFRANDITVRNPGDLTSLLTFYFKS
- a CDS encoding metal ABC transporter permease; its protein translation is MDILFSGFFQRALAGGLLIGITAPLMGVFLVLRRLSMIGDTLAHVTLAGVAVGFLTGFYPLGAGLIFAVAASFAIERLRKAYKTYAELSIAVIMSGGVALASLFFTLGKGYNADVISYLFGSIYTLDTTDLLVVGIVTIAVVSVIAVFFKEFFLLSFEEDAASVSGLPVKMLNMLITILTALVISTAIKIVGSLLVSALLTIPVAISLLLARSFKTSVILSVVIAEIAVVAGLVIAGIWNLAPGATIVLLLIALLVLILAGKKGFSV
- a CDS encoding cytochrome c biogenesis CcdA family protein, with the translated sequence MPDVNTGLALAAGLASFISPCCLPLYPSYLSYITGLSAGQLRAGEQRRSARLHTMSHTLAFILGFSAVFYSLGFGAGLFGRVFAEHRELIRQLSAILIVGMGLFLLGVFQPAVLMRERKLEIGRRPAGYIGSFIFGIGFSAGWSPCIGPILTAIIALSASEPGSWLRLITAYSIGFALPFFALAFFLGGARRLLKYSVVFMKAGGTLMVLMGVLLFTDQMFRITVWLQSMTPEWLKF
- a CDS encoding patatin-like phospholipase family protein, whose amino-acid sequence is MEIHAVFEGGGVKGVSLAGAVKASEEAGVTFSRVAGTSSGSIVASMLAAGYDGAGMNRIIRATSFRSFMKRSPVFNTRIIGPPLRVLLKKGLYSGEALESWIRGVLERKGIVRFRDLPSGKLSIIASDITNGRLVVLPDDLPSYGIEPGSFEVARAVRMSCSIPYFFDPVMLRLSARASQGKSFAEQFVYMVDGGLLSNFPMWLFDEDTKEGGPQVPVVGYQMVGRAEPHPNRITGPFSMLQALVETMLSAHDERYIEHEKVVRTVKIPTLGIGTVQFELTPEQSDALYQSGYEAGREFFRKWRPGPHA
- the mntR gene encoding transcriptional regulator MntR, encoding MPTPSMEDYLERIYKLIDEKGYARVSDIAEGLEVHPSSVTKMIQKLDKDEYLIYEKYRGLVLTTKGKRVGKRLVDRHQLLEEFLAMIGVQEQNIYRDVEGIEHHLSWDSITCIETLVEFFRRDEARLKALSDIQQELLKES